A DNA window from Thermogemmata fonticola contains the following coding sequences:
- a CDS encoding Tad domain-containing protein gives MICRQKSQARRGIAIPVIAICIIGLFAFVALAVDLGMLAISRTHAQNAADIAALAGTRQLSNRPGVVNSNLAQAVAVARDAATSNFHRNEQFTLAQIERIDVGQYLYDPVSQQFRVSTWYNAAENPTPPSGSWTAMRVRMTAPQSTYFMRILGVNTMTTYAVATAVYRPRDIAFVLDMTGSMQFSSLFNYGSRSHNPDTLIPRFGHYSNSTIQSRLISTTNYSSGAYTYARNNFTIYTPGGPPIIRNFYFDPANLSNPTTPAVAVNPANLRNAFHRWNPPESGANSDTYTPPTYDFTGYDAFDTTNSRGPTPAPYNFQYMTDSGGITYVGDRWRRADGSINKTDTTWSTSSTSTKPATTLIELLGYNISGSNVRGGTSGTTVITTIDRFRDPIWEQYGYDLDIVAYRAAKGNGPPLNPGSFSTLVPPQDRFKGYSMGPGYWGKTFFIWPPDPRAPVGSPGDANYVPGDWRRRYFLNRNGNPFDPQVDNNPSTSPGASTGFEGINQVLLNNAANQLTVAGFGTTSNPNWRINYTAVLKWIKSDPQVLPPNLRAGRIVYYTSIPDDVNTSSGTTEQRLDKVFWKNYIDFVLGWNYINSGYLYGLGDSWSIAATSIYQNNLNTWTGPSNNWPSARPYMRYDDSPNRPRLHFWFGPLSMVAFIAQRYQVSSNVNWLPGTCYESQCWQLKAGMNSVVDDLRNNRPNDNFGLVFFAASHQNGIRVPMGQDYTALKNALFYPRSLLNAINSGNTTSEIRPYNLSFSDTISRAEIPNAAGSTDPVTGFSYAFNLLSPSTYLPASTYGTIRGRRGAAKVVIFETDGVPNTVRVFNFRMRGYDSYYESTDSVYGVGDGGADSMNTAYAVVQQIVKPMATTNASGVDSGLSLPNAPARVYAVAFGDLFDPLNNSTFRTTALQFLANVAAYGGTGEMGATTIPDDQIITGTYQQRIDRLRNCMQRIFKSGVSVTLIE, from the coding sequence ATGATCTGTCGGCAGAAATCACAGGCGCGTCGCGGGATCGCCATCCCAGTGATTGCCATCTGCATCATCGGGCTATTCGCCTTCGTGGCGTTGGCTGTCGATCTTGGCATGTTGGCCATCTCCCGCACCCATGCTCAGAACGCTGCTGACATCGCTGCTCTTGCAGGCACCCGTCAACTCAGCAACCGTCCGGGCGTGGTCAACAGCAACTTGGCCCAAGCCGTTGCTGTCGCTCGCGATGCTGCCACCAGTAACTTCCATCGGAACGAACAATTTACACTTGCTCAAATCGAGCGGATCGATGTTGGGCAATATCTTTATGATCCGGTAAGTCAACAGTTTCGCGTCTCGACATGGTACAACGCCGCTGAGAATCCCACCCCACCGAGCGGTTCTTGGACCGCAATGCGTGTCCGCATGACGGCACCCCAATCCACCTATTTCATGAGGATCCTTGGTGTCAACACAATGACAACCTATGCCGTCGCCACGGCTGTCTATCGACCGCGTGATATTGCCTTTGTATTGGATATGACCGGCTCTATGCAATTCAGCTCGTTATTCAATTATGGCTCAAGATCACACAATCCAGATACCTTGATTCCACGCTTCGGACATTACAGCAATTCTACGATTCAATCTCGGTTAATATCAACAACGAACTACTCTTCTGGGGCTTATACTTACGCCAGAAACAATTTCACCATTTACACTCCTGGCGGTCCCCCCATCATCCGCAACTTTTACTTCGACCCCGCCAATCTGAGCAATCCTACGACGCCCGCCGTGGCGGTCAATCCCGCCAATCTCCGCAATGCTTTCCATCGTTGGAATCCTCCAGAAAGCGGGGCCAATTCCGATACCTACACACCGCCGACCTACGATTTCACCGGTTACGATGCCTTTGACACCACCAACAGCCGTGGTCCCACACCCGCCCCGTACAACTTCCAGTACATGACAGATTCCGGTGGTATCACCTATGTGGGTGATCGCTGGCGCCGTGCTGATGGTTCTATTAATAAAACAGATACAACATGGAGCACTAGCAGTACTTCAACTAAGCCTGCAACGACTTTGATTGAGCTATTAGGTTATAATATTAGTGGTTCTAATGTCCGTGGCGGAACCAGTGGAACAACTGTCATTACAACGATTGATCGATTCCGCGATCCCATTTGGGAACAATATGGATATGATTTGGATATTGTCGCCTATCGAGCCGCGAAGGGAAACGGTCCGCCGCTGAATCCTGGTAGCTTTTCGACTCTCGTTCCCCCCCAGGACCGCTTCAAGGGCTACTCCATGGGACCGGGGTATTGGGGCAAGACCTTTTTCATCTGGCCTCCTGACCCCCGTGCTCCAGTCGGTAGTCCAGGAGATGCCAACTATGTGCCGGGAGATTGGCGCCGCCGGTATTTCCTGAACCGAAACGGTAATCCCTTCGATCCTCAGGTGGATAATAATCCCAGTACATCTCCGGGGGCAAGCACGGGTTTTGAAGGCATCAATCAGGTATTGCTTAATAACGCTGCGAATCAATTGACTGTGGCTGGATTTGGTACGACCTCAAATCCCAATTGGCGAATCAATTATACAGCAGTCTTGAAATGGATTAAGAGTGACCCACAAGTACTGCCACCTAATCTCCGAGCAGGTCGAATTGTATATTATACATCGATACCAGATGATGTTAATACTTCATCTGGTACGACAGAACAAAGATTAGATAAAGTATTTTGGAAGAATTATATTGATTTCGTATTAGGATGGAATTATATAAATAGTGGTTATTTGTATGGTCTTGGTGATAGTTGGTCAATTGCGGCAACAAGTATCTACCAGAATAATCTCAATACGTGGACCGGGCCATCGAATAACTGGCCTAGTGCACGTCCATATATGCGCTATGACGATTCCCCGAATCGGCCCCGCTTGCATTTTTGGTTCGGTCCTCTCAGCATGGTAGCGTTCATCGCTCAAAGATACCAGGTAAGTTCCAACGTCAATTGGCTCCCTGGAACATGCTATGAATCTCAATGCTGGCAACTTAAGGCCGGTATGAACTCTGTAGTTGATGACTTGCGGAACAATCGTCCCAATGACAATTTCGGTCTTGTCTTTTTCGCCGCTTCACATCAGAACGGCATTCGTGTACCCATGGGACAAGATTACACTGCATTAAAAAATGCATTATTCTATCCGAGATCATTACTCAATGCTATCAATAGTGGTAATACAACATCAGAGATTCGTCCATACAACTTGAGTTTTTCTGACACTATCAGTCGGGCAGAAATACCTAACGCTGCTGGTAGTACAGACCCAGTTACTGGCTTCTCTTACGCTTTCAATTTGTTGTCTCCATCGACGTATTTGCCAGCAAGTACCTATGGAACCATTCGCGGCCGTCGTGGTGCCGCTAAAGTAGTTATCTTTGAAACTGACGGTGTACCTAATACGGTACGAGTATTCAACTTCCGGATGCGGGGATATGATAGCTACTATGAATCTACAGATTCAGTATATGGTGTAGGCGATGGTGGAGCAGATTCCATGAATACGGCGTATGCCGTGGTGCAGCAGATTGTCAAGCCGATGGCCACGACGAATGCTTCGGGTGTGGACAGCGGGTTGAGTCTACCGAATGCGCCGGCGCGGGTGTATGCCGTGGCGTTCGGCGATTTGTTCGATCCGCTGAACAACTCGACCTTCCGAACAACTGCGTTACAGTTTCTAGCGAATGTGGCGGCCTACGGCGGCACAGGCGAGATGGGAGCGACGACTATTCCTGACGATCAAATCATCACGGGAACGTATCAGCAGCGTATCGACCGCTTGCGCAATTGCATGCAACGGATATTCAAGTCAGGTGTATCTGTCACTCTCATCGAATAG
- a CDS encoding ABC transporter ATP-binding protein, whose translation MERNVNCAVHWEHVSKFYPVGPTGWRRVTAVEDITLSVPYGSVFGLIGPNRAGKTTLLKLLLSLTYPSAGQIYRLGRPAHDIHTLSRVGYMHENHAFPYYLTASEILYLYGGLTGLAGAELRRRVEEELRRVGLADRQHEAIRTYSKGMLQRLGLAQALLAEPELLVLDEPTEGLDLAGRQLLRQVVTAMRQQGKTVLMVSHTLAEIEQLCDRVAVLVAGRLAFTGTMAELQSNHLEYDTLEKKLMAIYEQRIAI comes from the coding sequence ATGGAGCGCAATGTGAATTGTGCTGTTCATTGGGAACATGTCAGCAAGTTCTATCCGGTCGGGCCGACAGGTTGGCGGCGGGTGACGGCGGTGGAGGACATCACGCTGTCCGTTCCTTACGGCTCGGTTTTCGGACTCATCGGCCCAAATCGCGCGGGAAAGACGACGCTGCTGAAGCTCTTACTTTCGCTCACCTATCCCAGTGCCGGGCAGATTTATCGTCTGGGCCGTCCAGCTCATGACATACATACATTATCTCGTGTTGGATATATGCATGAGAATCATGCATTTCCATACTATTTGACAGCTTCGGAGATATTGTATCTTTATGGTGGTTTGACAGGCTTAGCGGGGGCGGAATTGCGGCGGCGAGTGGAGGAAGAATTGCGGCGCGTGGGCTTGGCCGATCGGCAACATGAGGCGATCCGCACTTATAGCAAGGGGATGCTCCAGCGGCTAGGATTGGCCCAGGCGTTGCTCGCGGAACCGGAGCTTTTGGTGCTCGATGAGCCGACGGAGGGGCTGGACCTGGCAGGACGGCAGTTACTGCGGCAGGTGGTGACAGCGATGCGGCAGCAGGGAAAGACGGTGCTGATGGTTTCGCATACCCTGGCGGAGATCGAGCAGTTGTGCGACCGGGTGGCAGTTTTGGTCGCTGGCAGACTCGCCTTTACGGGGACAATGGCTGAGTTGCAATCGAACCATCTGGAGTATGATACCTTGGAGAAAAAATTGATGGCTATTTACGAACAGAGGATTGCTATATGA
- a CDS encoding ABC transporter permease subunit, with amino-acid sequence MIWDTYRQSLASRLLWVMLGLTFLCTLLCLSLSVTGDEYSASHPFELPMYVPAAEAGEEVRAEGIRVVSGEVSLGFGLVRFPVGRSRADAVHWFQVWLAGVLADTVGVLLALLWTAAYLPQFLEPQSISVLLARPTPRWALLTGKYLGVVLFVGFHAFLFIFATWFSIGLKTGIWEVRYWFALPILLMNFSVFYAFSVMLAVCSRGVMVPLFGTLLFWVLCWAMNITRHTFLTLEAVEWSTLTPLLVEVGYWLLPKPLDGSGLFYEALRAEGVAAPVPEWEAACARGAVVPELSVLSSLLFGLVVLVLAAWEFRRAEY; translated from the coding sequence ATGATATGGGATACTTATCGTCAATCTCTGGCATCTCGTTTGTTATGGGTGATGCTCGGTTTGACTTTTTTATGCACTTTACTTTGCTTAAGTTTATCTGTCACTGGAGATGAATATTCGGCTAGCCATCCGTTTGAGTTGCCGATGTATGTCCCGGCAGCGGAGGCGGGGGAGGAGGTGCGGGCCGAGGGGATTCGAGTCGTGTCGGGCGAGGTGTCGCTGGGGTTTGGGTTGGTGCGTTTTCCTGTGGGGCGGAGCCGGGCAGATGCGGTGCATTGGTTCCAGGTTTGGCTGGCTGGCGTGCTGGCGGACACGGTGGGAGTACTGCTGGCGCTGCTGTGGACAGCGGCGTATCTGCCACAGTTTTTGGAGCCGCAGTCGATCAGTGTGCTCTTGGCCCGGCCCACGCCGCGCTGGGCCTTGCTGACGGGCAAGTATCTGGGCGTTGTCCTCTTTGTGGGATTTCATGCATTTCTTTTTATATTCGCAACATGGTTTTCTATAGGATTAAAGACTGGTATTTGGGAAGTCCGTTATTGGTTCGCTTTGCCTATTTTGCTGATGAATTTTTCGGTGTTCTACGCATTCAGCGTGATGCTTGCTGTATGTAGCCGCGGTGTTATGGTTCCGCTCTTTGGCACACTCTTGTTCTGGGTGCTATGTTGGGCGATGAATATCACGCGGCATACATTCCTGACGCTGGAGGCGGTGGAGTGGTCCACGCTGACGCCGCTGTTGGTGGAGGTGGGCTATTGGCTGTTGCCCAAGCCGCTGGATGGGAGCGGGCTGTTTTACGAGGCGCTGCGGGCGGAGGGCGTAGCCGCTCCGGTCCCGGAGTGGGAAGCGGCGTGTGCGCGAGGAGCCGTCGTGCCGGAATTGTCCGTGCTGTCCTCCCTGCTCTTCGGCCTGGTCGTGCTGGTGCTGGCCGCTTGGGAGTTCCGCCGGGCGGAATACTGA
- a CDS encoding ABC transporter ATP-binding protein — protein MPALVQLVDLVKNYYMGTQTVHVLKGLNLSFDEGDFIALMGPSGSGKSTLLNILGCLDRPTSGRYYLAGMDVSQMDDDQLSEIRSSYLGFIFQSYNLLPQYTVVENIELPLLYQGVRLDERTRQHCIALAEMVGLGDRLDHRPLQLSGGQQQRVAIARSLVNNPHLILGDEPTGNLDTRTSIEIMQMLRELNRLGKTIIMVTHENDIAAWARRVVRLRDGRVESDTRNDSRTVVELHA, from the coding sequence ATGCCTGCCCTCGTGCAACTCGTGGACCTGGTCAAAAACTACTACATGGGCACGCAGACGGTCCACGTCCTCAAGGGTTTGAACCTGTCGTTTGACGAGGGGGACTTTATCGCCCTGATGGGGCCGTCCGGTTCCGGCAAATCCACGCTGCTCAACATCCTTGGCTGCCTGGACCGGCCCACCAGCGGGCGCTACTATCTGGCCGGCATGGATGTGTCCCAAATGGATGACGATCAGTTGTCCGAAATCCGCAGCTCTTACCTGGGGTTTATCTTTCAATCTTACAATTTGCTGCCGCAGTACACCGTGGTAGAAAACATCGAACTGCCGTTGCTGTATCAGGGGGTCCGGCTGGACGAGCGGACGCGGCAGCATTGCATTGCCCTGGCGGAGATGGTGGGCTTGGGGGATCGGCTGGATCACCGGCCGCTGCAATTGTCCGGCGGGCAGCAGCAGCGCGTGGCTATCGCCCGCAGCCTGGTCAACAACCCCCACCTTATCCTCGGCGACGAACCGACCGGTAACCTCGACACCCGCACCAGCATCGAAATCATGCAGATGCTGCGCGAACTCAACCGCCTGGGGAAAACCATCATCATGGTGACCCACGAAAATGACATCGCAGCCTGGGCACGGCGGGTCGTGCGGCTGCGGGATGGACGGGTGGAATCGGATACCCGCAACGATAGCCGCACCGTGGTCGAGCTGCACGCGTGA
- a CDS encoding TolC family protein, which yields MRSRRGKRGWVAVAVAAMLAVGCTRQFFRERADADVEGILTQKNVFPEWAVQNWHVYPDPRSRFADPYSPDHPPYPPDDYAARLLSPNPQRPGKKSGVGRYEGTGYLALLAQWDAANRAEGGEEVRPAGGWVMPEEAVPGEANGGEGGAGAEDAGEEKKAAPPRGGEAEAADYQRALRSEQRGYRIKLHQAVELGLLNSREFQDRREDLYLAALQVTLSRFNFAAQAFFAEQVFRRSIGQDLGGGELWDINTTAGVSKRFPSGAALLIQLANQVVIDLGSNRPDIAVSNLTLSVLQPFLRGGGLAVNLENLTAAERNLVYAMRSYARFRKIYYVSVAAGGGLTNNPYGLQGLAPNLGRGIGGNLTSPSVGFLQLLQQAAQIANQRKNVAELERLLRLYRAFREGGQQSDLQVGQVEVSMLSSRANLLNGGGGAPGLRQYLDQLDNFKLQLGLPLTVALELDDEPLRPIREQLGRFEAIYADLRAVEEAARQFDPQEPVERFRERWRRLLTESALVKGTQFARGIESRWESWRRLTEDQWQERMARLRRERTELLNRRAERQQKGEAEPAEEAARLEALENELALGTFERAVRQYEQQPWLKEKGPQRESVQAVAFREVVNSFYQVVLEARGERLERVRGQWPALPPVVVDGVDVLQAPLDEAYAAGMATALTHRLDLMNARALVVDAWRQIAVQANSLQGVFDVRYDMTASTPAGESRPFAFAADRTRHQLTFRAELPLVRRAERNNYRAALISYQRQRRTLMAFEDNIANDVRADIRQLRTLAELYRIQQRVVELGYSQVDNAQAVLLQPPDPQARTDAGSAAALTQQVLQTQSSLLAAQNQLFTLWVSYLTARMQLYLDLELLHLDERGVWNDDAEHGIDEPVRAVPRRWPAERLPLPRPAAEPLPTAPRPAQ from the coding sequence ATGAGAAGCAGAAGGGGTAAGCGCGGTTGGGTGGCTGTGGCCGTGGCGGCGATGTTGGCGGTGGGGTGCACGCGGCAATTTTTCCGGGAGCGGGCCGACGCTGACGTGGAAGGGATATTGACGCAGAAGAATGTATTTCCGGAATGGGCAGTGCAGAATTGGCACGTGTATCCGGACCCGCGGTCGCGCTTTGCCGATCCGTATTCGCCGGACCATCCGCCGTATCCCCCCGATGATTATGCAGCGCGCTTGCTGTCGCCGAATCCGCAGCGGCCGGGGAAGAAGAGCGGGGTGGGGCGTTACGAGGGGACGGGGTATTTGGCGCTGTTGGCGCAGTGGGATGCAGCCAATCGAGCGGAGGGGGGAGAGGAAGTCCGGCCAGCGGGGGGATGGGTTATGCCGGAGGAGGCGGTCCCTGGGGAAGCGAACGGCGGAGAAGGTGGAGCGGGAGCGGAAGACGCAGGCGAGGAGAAGAAGGCGGCTCCTCCGCGGGGGGGAGAGGCGGAGGCAGCGGATTATCAGCGGGCGCTGCGGAGCGAGCAGCGGGGGTACCGCATCAAGCTGCACCAGGCGGTGGAGCTGGGTTTGCTCAACAGCCGGGAATTTCAAGACCGGCGGGAGGATTTGTATTTGGCGGCGCTGCAAGTGACGCTGTCGCGGTTCAATTTTGCGGCCCAAGCGTTTTTCGCGGAGCAGGTGTTCCGCCGGTCGATCGGGCAGGATTTGGGCGGCGGGGAGCTGTGGGACATCAATACGACGGCGGGCGTGAGCAAGCGCTTTCCGAGCGGGGCAGCGCTTTTGATCCAACTGGCGAATCAGGTGGTCATCGACCTGGGTTCCAACCGTCCGGACATCGCGGTGTCGAATTTGACGTTGAGCGTGCTCCAGCCGTTTTTGCGCGGCGGGGGTTTGGCGGTGAATTTGGAGAATTTGACAGCGGCGGAGCGGAACCTGGTGTATGCAATGCGGTCGTATGCGCGCTTTCGCAAGATTTACTATGTGTCGGTGGCGGCAGGAGGCGGACTGACGAACAATCCTTACGGACTGCAAGGTCTGGCGCCGAATTTGGGACGCGGGATCGGGGGAAATTTGACCTCGCCGAGCGTGGGGTTTCTGCAATTGTTGCAGCAGGCGGCGCAGATAGCCAATCAGCGGAAGAATGTGGCGGAGTTGGAGCGGCTGTTGCGGTTGTACCGGGCGTTTCGGGAAGGGGGCCAGCAGTCGGATTTGCAAGTGGGTCAGGTGGAAGTGTCGATGCTCAGCAGCCGGGCGAATCTGCTCAACGGGGGTGGAGGTGCGCCGGGTTTGCGGCAGTATTTAGATCAGTTGGACAATTTCAAGCTGCAATTGGGTTTGCCGCTGACGGTGGCGCTGGAGCTGGACGACGAGCCGCTGCGGCCCATTCGGGAGCAGTTGGGACGGTTCGAGGCGATCTATGCGGACCTGCGGGCGGTGGAGGAGGCGGCACGGCAGTTTGATCCCCAGGAACCGGTGGAGCGGTTCCGGGAGCGGTGGCGGCGCTTGCTGACGGAGTCGGCCCTGGTGAAAGGAACCCAGTTTGCCCGCGGTATAGAGAGTCGCTGGGAGTCATGGCGGCGGCTGACCGAGGACCAGTGGCAAGAACGGATGGCCCGATTGCGGCGGGAGCGGACGGAGTTGCTCAATCGCCGGGCGGAGCGGCAGCAAAAGGGGGAAGCGGAACCGGCCGAGGAGGCGGCCCGGCTGGAGGCATTGGAGAATGAGCTGGCCCTGGGAACGTTCGAGCGGGCGGTGCGGCAATACGAGCAGCAGCCGTGGTTGAAGGAGAAAGGCCCGCAGCGGGAAAGTGTGCAGGCGGTAGCGTTCCGGGAGGTGGTCAACAGTTTTTATCAGGTGGTGCTGGAGGCGCGGGGGGAACGTTTGGAGCGGGTGCGGGGGCAGTGGCCGGCTTTGCCGCCGGTGGTGGTGGACGGGGTGGATGTGCTGCAAGCGCCGCTGGACGAGGCATACGCGGCGGGCATGGCCACGGCATTGACCCACCGGCTGGACCTGATGAACGCCCGCGCCCTGGTGGTCGATGCCTGGCGGCAGATTGCGGTCCAGGCAAATTCCTTGCAAGGGGTGTTCGATGTTCGCTATGATATGACAGCAAGCACCCCCGCGGGGGAAAGTCGGCCGTTTGCCTTCGCCGCCGACCGAACCCGCCACCAATTGACCTTCCGGGCCGAGTTGCCCCTGGTCCGCCGAGCGGAGCGGAACAACTACCGGGCGGCGCTGATCAGCTATCAACGGCAGCGGCGCACCCTGATGGCCTTCGAGGACAACATTGCCAATGACGTGCGTGCAGACATTCGCCAGTTGCGCACGTTGGCAGAGCTATACCGGATTCAGCAACGGGTGGTGGAGCTAGGCTACTCGCAGGTGGACAACGCCCAGGCGGTGCTGTTGCAGCCGCCGGACCCGCAGGCCCGGACCGACGCTGGCAGTGCCGCCGCCCTGACACAACAGGTTCTGCAAACGCAAAGCAGCCTGCTCGCGGCTCAGAACCAGTTGTTCACTCTGTGGGTCAGCTATCTGACGGCCCGGATGCAACTCTACCTGGATTTGGAATTGTTGCACCTGGACGAGCGAGGAGTCTGGAACGATGACGCCGAGCACGGAATCGATGAGCCGGTCCGAGCCGTTCCCCGCCGTTGGCCTGCCGAGCGGCTCCCCCTCCCCCGGCCTGCCGCCGAGCCACTCCCCACTGCTCCCCGCCCCGCCCAGTAA
- a CDS encoding TadE family protein: protein MKVNTTHNLQKRKGAAIVEMALVITVLAMLLFGIFEYARFLFVMHITHNAARDAARYAAVNLDKPSNFDTTNYTNATGTTFLSVQNYARERMAGAHGQLVNFQVAVYPVDNTGLYLDPPVIRPKSKTPGTYPDPFNPSDPNRVPWSQADYTEKIAVTIRGEFRSILPNLLLMPATIQIEITGMSAAEG, encoded by the coding sequence ATGAAAGTCAACACCACCCATAATTTGCAAAAACGTAAAGGTGCGGCCATTGTGGAAATGGCCCTCGTCATCACCGTACTGGCGATGCTCTTATTCGGCATCTTTGAATACGCACGCTTTTTGTTTGTCATGCACATCACACATAATGCCGCTCGTGATGCCGCTCGCTACGCCGCTGTCAATCTAGATAAACCCAGTAATTTTGATACAACAAACTACACCAATGCCACAGGCACAACCTTTCTCTCCGTCCAAAATTATGCCCGCGAACGCATGGCCGGCGCTCACGGCCAACTTGTCAACTTCCAAGTCGCCGTCTATCCGGTAGATAATACAGGTCTTTATCTAGATCCACCTGTTATTCGGCCAAAATCTAAGACTCCTGGAACATACCCAGATCCCTTCAATCCGAGCGACCCGAATCGTGTGCCTTGGAGCCAAGCGGACTATACAGAAAAAATTGCAGTGACTATCCGAGGTGAATTCAGGAGTATTTTACCGAATCTCCTGTTGATGCCAGCTACGATACAGATTGAAATAACAGGTATGTCAGCCGCAGAAGGATGA